The DNA segment GATTTTTAGATTGTGCATATGCTTTGCTATATAAACTAACCAATTGGGCGTTATCATAGAGCATTTTCTCAAAATGTGGTACATGCCATTTTTGGTCTACACTATACCGCGAAAATCCACCTCCAATAGCATCGTAAATTCCGCCATACGCCATTTGAGTTAATGTTTTTTCTACATATTCTAGCAACGTTTTATTATTGTTTTGAGCCCCATAGCGCAATAAAAACTGATAGTTGTTGGGCATCATAAATTTAGGTGCCTGTTTGTACCCTCCAAAACGGTGATCGAAATTTCGGCTCCATTTTTCAATTAAGCTTGTAGTGTCAAAACTTGAAAAATCAGTTTCTTCGGTGTTCAACTCAATGAGGTCCATGCTTTTTATACCATCTTCCAACTTTTTAGCATACTCCTCCAATTTTTCAGGAGTATCCTTATATACTTGTTGTATTTGCTGCAATGCCTCAATCCATTGTTCTTTTTTAAAATAAGTGCCGCCCCAGACTGGTCGTCCGTCGGGTAGGGTAACCACATTTAAAGGCCATCCGGCACCACCTGTCATTAATTGTACGGCGTTTATATAAATCTGGTCAATATCGGGGCGTTCTTCCCTGTCTACTTTAACCGAAATGTAATCTTGGTTCATTACATTGGCCACTTCTTGGTTTTCGAAACTTTCGTGCTCCATTACATGGCACCAATGGCAAGCTGCATACCCAATACTAACAATCATCAATTTGTTTTCGGTCTTTGCAGTTGTAAGCGTTTCTTTATTCCAAGCCATCCAATTCACCGGGTTACCTGCGTGTTGCAGCAGGTAAGGACTGGTTTCTGTTTGTAATTGGTTTTTTTGTTTTTCCAAGTTTATATGGGTTGGGATTAGTTGTTTCAGAAAAATAAAATACGCCTTTGATTGTGTCAAAAGCGTATTCAGTTTTTTAATAAGAAGTGTGTTAACTTACTTCAAAAGTAATTTTTACATTCACACGAAATTGAGCTACATCATCTCCATTTACTGTACAACTTTGTTCGTTAACGTAAACTGATTTGATGTTTTTTACTGTTTTACTGGCGTGTTTTACCGCTTTTCTGGTTGCATCTTCCCAACTTTTATCGGAGTTTGCCAACACTTCTATAACTTTTAATACTGCCATAACTTTTGGTTTTTAAATTAGATTACTCAAGATACGTATTTACAGTTGCTTACACTCTCAAATAATCGTTAAAACCTTGTTATAATAGTGGCAATGGTAGTTTATGTTTAGGAAAAACTTATCCGTTTATAGCTTCAACAGTTTGTACCCGACCGTTCATCATATCTTTTAGCATCGTTTCAATACCATTTTTTAAGGTAACGGTAGAGGAAGGGCATCCACTGCAAGCTCCTTGTAAGATTACGCGAAGGGTTTTGGTATGCTCATTAAAAGAATCGAATGCAATATTACCACCATCACTAGCTACAGCAGGTTTTACATACTCATCTAGAATAGAAATGATTTCTTTGTCAATATCTTTTAGATCCTTATTTGAAATAGATTGTTGTGAAGTTGTTTCTTCTTTTTCTTTTTTCTGAAGTATTTCATCCGTAAGCACAGGTTTGCCTTCTTCAATATATTTTCTAATGAATTCACGGATTTCCATAGAAATTTCTTGCCATTCAGCCATATCATATTTTAATACAGACAGATAATTAGCGCTAATAAAAACTTCTTTTACAAATGGAAATGCAAACAAGGCTTTTGCCAACGGAGCATGCAATGCCTCATCAATGTTTTTAAACTCAAAAGTGCCATCCACCAATGGTTTATTGGCGACAAACTTCATAGCTGAAGGGTTTGGCGTACTTTCGGCATATACGGTAACTGGTACTTTCTTTTGTGTCTCAGCGGCTTCGGTGATAACTTCTTTTCCGCTGTTTAAATATTCTACAATGGATTCAGAAACTTCATCTTGGACATCTTCCCAAGTTACTATGTCATACTTCTCAATCGCAATAAAATTTTGTGAAATATAAACGGTCTTCACAAAAGGAAGATAGAATAATTGCTGTGCAATAGGACTGGGTTTCGCTTCATCAATATTTTTAAACTCGTAACTATTGGAGCGTGTTAAAAATGAATTGGCTACAAACTTTACTATGCTTTCGTTATTTGTAGTTTCTATGGAAATAGTGTAATTAGACATACAATCTTTTTTTGCAAAATTAAGGAAAGTAAATCAATACATTTAATATATTTGGCGATTTACCTAATAAATACAATTTCTATTGTATTTAAATTATTTGAGTTAGTGTTTATGAAGAAATATTACTTTATTCTATTATTAATAGTTCCTTTTACTCTTTTTTCTCAACAACAAATTAAATTATACCAACAATTTAATGGATCCTTCGATTTCTCTGCCTTTGGGAACACTTTAAATAAGACCGAAAATGGAGTAGGGGCACCTTGTGATATTTTAACTTCGTCCACTGCTAACTTTAGTTTACAGCAAGGGCAAAACTTGAGAGCGGCATATTTATATTGGGCTGGTTCTGGGCCTAGCGATCTTGAGGTGAAATTTAATGATATTGATGTAAGTGCACAAAGAACTTTTAATGTAAATAACAGTGGGCTGCCTTTCTTTTCAGCTTTTGCTGAAGTAACTTCTATTATCGAAAATAACACTTCGGGCTCTTACACTTTGTCGAATATAGACTTAGATGTTAGTAGCTATTGTGCCGGCGGACTTAATTTTGGCGGGTGGTCAGTAATTGTCGTATATGAAGATTCAGGCTTAGCTACAAAAAGACAAGTATCTATATTCGATGGATTTCAATTTGTAGATGATAATTCCTCGTTAGATATTACATTAAACTTTCTATCTATTACAGACTCTCAAGATGCTAACATTGGCTTTTTAACTTGGGAAGGAGACAAGTCGATTAATATTACTGAGAGCTTAAGGGTAAACGATAATATTGTTAGCGCTCCCCCTTTAAATCCAGCCGATAATGTTTTTAATGGAACAAACACCTATACAGGAAACGATCAATTATTCAATATGGATATTGATCTTTTTGAAATGAATGCATTTATCTCTGCAGGAGACGAATCTGCAGAAATATCACTTACTTCTGGTCAGGATTTTGTTATTGTAAATAATATCGTGGCAGCGTATAATAGTGAAGTGGATCTCGATGCAACTATTGAAATTGATGATGTTTTTGCATGTGGTACAAGTAGTATTAATGTAGATTATACTGTTTTTAACAAAGGAACCATCGGGCTGCTTTCTGCAAACACACCCATTGCTTTTTATGCTAATAATACATTGATAGGACAGGAAAAAACCAGAACATTCTTATCTAGTAATGAATTTGAAACTGGTACTGTAAATTTGGTTATACCAGCAAACATACCTAGAGACTTTACCTTGAAAGCAGTTGTAGATGATATTGGAGATGGAACGGGTATTATAGAAGAAAATAATGAAACCAATAATGAGTCACTTGTTCAGTTTCAGTTTCCAGACCCTCCAAGCCTTGTGACTTTCGAAGTGTGTGATACTTTTGAAAATAATGATGGTATTTTCAACTTTAATTTAAGATCTGAAACATTAATAAGCTTACTGTTAGAAAATGAAGACCCGGCAGATTATACGGTAGATTATTTTATTTCTGAAGAAAACGCAATAAACAATCAAAACCCATTAGCCGATATCTTCATAAATGCTCAAAACCCAGAACGTATTTATGCAAGAATAACCAGGAATGGAACTTCTTGTTTTATTATTAATGAAGTACTGTTAAAAGCTAAGTTATTACCAATAATAACTATTAATAGTACTTACAGGTTGTGCGTTGATGAAAGTGAAAGCCCTATTCCTGAAGAAAGCGGACAGTTGTCACCTCCGCTAATAGATACAGGTATTAATCCCTTGCTGTATAATTTTGAATGGTTTTTAAATGGGGAAGAACTTATTGGCGAAACTGAAGCGAGTCTCATAGCAATTGAAGAAGGTGAATACACGGTAACGGTGAGTAATATAGAGAGTGGGTGCAGTAATTCAGAAAAAACAACAGTTTTTAAATCTTCACCTCCTATAAATCCTCAAAGTATTGTTACTACCGATGCTTTTTCTGAAACACATAATATTGAAGTGACCCTAGATGGGTACGGAGATTATATCTATGCTTTAGATAATAAGCCTCCTCAAGATAATGGACTTTTTCTGAATGTTAAACCAGGATTACATCTTGTTGTAGTACGAGATAAAAATGGTTGTGGTACAATTATACTTGATAATATTGCAGTTGTGGATTATCCCAAATATTTTACACCTAATGCAGATGGGTACCACGATAGATGGAAAATTAAAAATCTAGATGTTATTTCACCTCAAGCTAATGTTTATATTTTTGATAGATTTGGAAAATTACTCAAACAATTAAAAACTAATGGCGAAGGTTGGGATGGAACATTTAATAATAAGCCACTGCCCTCATCAGATTATTGGTTTCTTGTGGAATATACAGAAAAAGGTGCCTCTAAGCAGTTTAGAGGTCATTTTACTTTAAAAAGATAATAGCTTTCTATGAATTATAAACTTACTTGCTTTTTGGCATTTTTTGTGGCTTTAAATTATACCTATGCACAAGAAGGAATCCCTATTTACTCAGATTATTTTTCAGATAACTATTATTTAGTATATCCTTCTATGGCGGGAGCCGCTTCATCCAATAAACTAAGGTTGACGGCCAGGCAGCAGTGGTTTGGGGAAGAAGAGGTGCCTAATTTACAAACGTTAAGTTTTAATGCCAGAATAGGAGAACAGTCGGGACTTGGTGCGATTGTTTTTAATGACAAAAATGGATATCATTCACAAAAAGGTGCATATCTAACCTATGCGCATCACCTGCTATTTTCAAGATCCGAAATAGACTTAAATCAGTTATCCTTTGGTTTAAGTGCTGGTTTTGTTCAATCAAGTTTAGATGAAACCGAATTTGATATTTCAGATTTTGATCCGGTTATATCAGGGATTGTTCAAAGTAGTTCTTATTTTAATATAGACTTTGGGGTCTCTTATAACTTTTTAAATTTTTCAGGGCATTTTGCGGTTAAGAATCTTCTTTTCCAAAACAGAGATTTATATACCGAAGCATTTGAACCTTCCAATCAGCGAAATTACCTATTAGGAGGCTCCTATGTTTTTGGAAACAATGCCGATGTTTGGAATTATGAACCTTCTATTTTATTTCAGTTAAAAGAACGAACAGGAGAGAAAGCAATAGATGCAAACTTTAAAGCTTATCGAGAAATGAATTTTGGAAAACTTTGGGGAGGGATTTCATACCGACGAAGTTTTGATGGTGCAGAATACCTAGATGGGCAGTCTGTAGAAAGTCAAGTGCTACAAAATATTACCCCTATTTTAGGTGCTAATTATAAACGCTTTTTAATTGCTTATACCTATTCACATCAATTTGGGAATATTAACTTTGATTCAGGAGGGTTTCACCAAATAACACTTGGGTATGATTTTCAAGGAAAAAAAACCAAAGTGTATGATTGTAATTGTCCTGCAGTTAATTAAAAATCCATTTCTTCAACCATTATTTTTTCAGAATAACTTTCAAGAAGACTGTTAAGCGTGGTAACTTTAGTATTGGTGAAAAACTGGAGTGAAGGTCTTTTATTTGTATCGGTAAGTAAATCTTTTTGCT comes from the Marixanthomonas ophiurae genome and includes:
- a CDS encoding dodecin family protein, whose amino-acid sequence is MAVLKVIEVLANSDKSWEDATRKAVKHASKTVKNIKSVYVNEQSCTVNGDDVAQFRVNVKITFEVS
- a CDS encoding NifU family protein, yielding MSNYTISIETTNNESIVKFVANSFLTRSNSYEFKNIDEAKPSPIAQQLFYLPFVKTVYISQNFIAIEKYDIVTWEDVQDEVSESIVEYLNSGKEVITEAAETQKKVPVTVYAESTPNPSAMKFVANKPLVDGTFEFKNIDEALHAPLAKALFAFPFVKEVFISANYLSVLKYDMAEWQEISMEIREFIRKYIEEGKPVLTDEILQKKEKEETTSQQSISNKDLKDIDKEIISILDEYVKPAVASDGGNIAFDSFNEHTKTLRVILQGACSGCPSSTVTLKNGIETMLKDMMNGRVQTVEAING
- a CDS encoding T9SS type B sorting domain-containing protein, translated to MKKYYFILLLIVPFTLFSQQQIKLYQQFNGSFDFSAFGNTLNKTENGVGAPCDILTSSTANFSLQQGQNLRAAYLYWAGSGPSDLEVKFNDIDVSAQRTFNVNNSGLPFFSAFAEVTSIIENNTSGSYTLSNIDLDVSSYCAGGLNFGGWSVIVVYEDSGLATKRQVSIFDGFQFVDDNSSLDITLNFLSITDSQDANIGFLTWEGDKSINITESLRVNDNIVSAPPLNPADNVFNGTNTYTGNDQLFNMDIDLFEMNAFISAGDESAEISLTSGQDFVIVNNIVAAYNSEVDLDATIEIDDVFACGTSSINVDYTVFNKGTIGLLSANTPIAFYANNTLIGQEKTRTFLSSNEFETGTVNLVIPANIPRDFTLKAVVDDIGDGTGIIEENNETNNESLVQFQFPDPPSLVTFEVCDTFENNDGIFNFNLRSETLISLLLENEDPADYTVDYFISEENAINNQNPLADIFINAQNPERIYARITRNGTSCFIINEVLLKAKLLPIITINSTYRLCVDESESPIPEESGQLSPPLIDTGINPLLYNFEWFLNGEELIGETEASLIAIEEGEYTVTVSNIESGCSNSEKTTVFKSSPPINPQSIVTTDAFSETHNIEVTLDGYGDYIYALDNKPPQDNGLFLNVKPGLHLVVVRDKNGCGTIILDNIAVVDYPKYFTPNADGYHDRWKIKNLDVISPQANVYIFDRFGKLLKQLKTNGEGWDGTFNNKPLPSSDYWFLVEYTEKGASKQFRGHFTLKR
- a CDS encoding PorP/SprF family type IX secretion system membrane protein, yielding MNYKLTCFLAFFVALNYTYAQEGIPIYSDYFSDNYYLVYPSMAGAASSNKLRLTARQQWFGEEEVPNLQTLSFNARIGEQSGLGAIVFNDKNGYHSQKGAYLTYAHHLLFSRSEIDLNQLSFGLSAGFVQSSLDETEFDISDFDPVISGIVQSSSYFNIDFGVSYNFLNFSGHFAVKNLLFQNRDLYTEAFEPSNQRNYLLGGSYVFGNNADVWNYEPSILFQLKERTGEKAIDANFKAYREMNFGKLWGGISYRRSFDGAEYLDGQSVESQVLQNITPILGANYKRFLIAYTYSHQFGNINFDSGGFHQITLGYDFQGKKTKVYDCNCPAVN